In Rhinoraja longicauda isolate Sanriku21f chromosome 13, sRhiLon1.1, whole genome shotgun sequence, one genomic interval encodes:
- the LOC144599371 gene encoding succinate receptor 1-like, with amino-acid sequence MAREVWLFEAIGYLFETAGPLDPFDDGEAENEDCSSINEDIEKYYLTSMYSIEFIVGLIGNVTVISGYIFCLKKWKCSNIYLFFLSITDLLFICTLPMFVIQYANDSQWFYSDLCCKFNRYFLNSNLYLSVLYLTCISIDRYLLVKNPTKLHWFQRKQTAVMICFILWAFVSLELIPMFTFIGPKNITDNDEQVIVCIDYASSGNAWNSMVYSMFLTIVDFILPLCVMGFCCIQTAASLRKISAQRRRNIKLEKPHRLVILALVIFTVLFTPYHIMRNVRIASRMNRNQTYCVRKGVKAAYAITRPIAYLSSAINPIFYFLLGDRFREILLRKLPFIGPKLISLQSSTASSIQ; translated from the coding sequence GCAGAAAATGAAGATTGTTCATCCATCAACGAAGACATCGAAAAGTACTATCTCACATCCATGTACAGCATTGAGTTCATTGTGGGGCTCATTGGGAATGTTACTGTGATAAGTGGTTACATCTTCTGCCTGAAGAAGTGGAAGTGCAGTAACATCTACCTCTTCTTCCTCTCCATCACCGACCTGTTATTTATATGCACACTTCCCATGTTTGTTATCCAGTACGCAAACGACAGCCAGTGGTTCTACAGCGACCTTTGCTGCAAGTTTAACCGGTACTTCCTCAACTCCAACCTGTACCTGAGTGTGCTCTACCTCACCTGCATTAGCATCGACCGCTACCTGTTGGTGAAGAACCCAACAAAACTTCACTGGTTCCAAAGAAAGCAGACGGCAGTCATGATCTGCTTCATCTTGTGGGCCTTCGTTAGCTTGGAGTTGATACCCATGTTCACTTTCATTGGGCCAAAGAACATTACGGACAACGATGAGCAAGTGATAGTCTGCATCGACTACGCCAGTTCCGGGAATGCCTGGAACAGTATGGTTTACAGCATGTTCCTCACCATTGTGGATTTCATCCTCCCACTCTGCGTGATGGGCTTCTGCTGCATTCAAACAGCGGCGAGCTTAAGGAAGATCAGTGCCCAACGCCGCAGgaacattaagctggaaaagccCCATCGCCTGGTTATACTGGCGCTGGTCATTTTCACGGTCCTCTTCACCCCGTATCACATCATGCGAAACGTCCGCATTGCCTCCAGGATGAACAGAAACCAGACCTACTGTGTCCGCAAAGGCGTGAAGGCCGCCTACGCCATCACGAGGCCCATTGCCTACCTAAGTTCGGCCATTAACCCCATCTTCTACTTCCTGCTCGGAGACCGATTCAGAGAGATTCTCCTCAGGAAATTGCCGTTCATTGGGCCAAAACTGATATCTTTGCAGTCTTCAACAGCGAGCAGTATTCAGTAA